One region of Desulfomonilaceae bacterium genomic DNA includes:
- a CDS encoding DUF1622 domain-containing protein, whose amino-acid sequence MLEIFRHCSIYLAAFVEGAAAIIIAYGAVEATAKVLALVIHRKDMQFNKEDIRLNLGQWLTLALEFELAADVLRTAVAPSWNDIGQLAAIIIIRTALNFFLQKEIDKAEERAKASAA is encoded by the coding sequence ATGCTGGAAATATTCAGACACTGTTCCATCTACCTTGCGGCCTTCGTTGAAGGCGCCGCTGCAATTATAATAGCCTATGGAGCGGTTGAGGCCACAGCCAAGGTGCTGGCGCTGGTCATTCACAGAAAAGACATGCAGTTCAACAAGGAGGACATTCGATTAAATTTGGGGCAATGGCTCACCCTGGCCCTGGAATTCGAATTGGCGGCGGACGTCTTGCGAACCGCCGTAGCCCCTTCATGGAACGACATCGGTCAGCTCGCCGCAATAATAATTATCAGGACAGCCTTGAACTTTTTCCTGCAGAAAGAAATCGACAAAGCCGAAGAAAGGGCGAAAGCGAGCGCCGCATAG
- a CDS encoding DUF1622 domain-containing protein yields MSSLVTFGYCCAGFVVFLTQRNRHMARMLVANGALLGMNIKLVGAFLKTVELQSWNQLGLFLTILVLRTVIKKVFLSQKLLSTKESA; encoded by the coding sequence TTGAGTTCACTGGTAACTTTTGGTTATTGCTGCGCCGGCTTTGTTGTCTTCCTGACACAGCGAAACAGGCACATGGCGCGAATGCTGGTGGCCAATGGGGCTCTTCTGGGAATGAATATAAAACTGGTGGGAGCTTTTTTAAAAACTGTTGAATTGCAAAGCTGGAACCAACTGGGGCTTTTTTTGACAATTCTTGTATTAAGAACCGTGATCAAGAAAGTATTTCTGAGTCAAAAACTTCTCTCTACAAAAGAATCCGCATAG
- the ald gene encoding alanine dehydrogenase — protein MIIGIPKEIKEDEYRVGIVPSGVRTLTEHGHSIVIEKGAGEGCRITDGEYREAGAAIVESPVEVYDRSDMIMKVKEPQTSEFPLFHEWQILYSYLHLAPAPQLTEALLAARIIAVAYETIQNQDGFLPLLVPMSEVAGKMSVQVGAHFLEKTQGGRGVLLGGVPGVRRGCVTILGAGTVGMAAAKIAVGMGANVNVLDVDQRRLIYMDEIFGNRVTGLISNPDNVLYAVLNSHLVIGAVLIPGARAPRVVTKDMIRQMKAGAVIVDVAIDQGGCIETSRPTTHKRPTFLVDDVIHYCVPNMPGVVARTSTFALTNVTLPFALAIAEKGIDRAAHGDLRLAKGVNLYNGLVTHEQVAHALGYPYSPIDQVDTGRQTK, from the coding sequence ATGATCATAGGAATCCCTAAGGAAATCAAGGAAGACGAATACAGAGTCGGAATAGTTCCATCAGGAGTCAGAACTCTCACGGAACACGGCCATTCGATAGTTATAGAGAAGGGCGCAGGCGAAGGCTGCAGGATAACCGACGGAGAATATAGGGAAGCGGGGGCTGCAATAGTGGAGAGCCCCGTGGAGGTTTATGATCGTTCGGACATGATCATGAAGGTCAAAGAACCTCAAACTAGCGAATTCCCCCTGTTCCATGAGTGGCAGATACTGTACTCCTATCTCCATCTGGCGCCTGCCCCGCAGCTTACTGAGGCCCTTCTGGCCGCCCGAATAATAGCCGTGGCGTACGAGACCATACAGAACCAGGATGGTTTTCTGCCGCTTCTTGTGCCAATGAGTGAAGTCGCCGGCAAGATGTCGGTTCAGGTAGGGGCGCATTTTCTGGAAAAAACCCAGGGAGGTCGAGGCGTTCTGCTCGGTGGGGTTCCCGGTGTGAGGCGTGGTTGTGTAACTATTCTAGGCGCCGGAACAGTTGGAATGGCGGCGGCGAAAATTGCTGTAGGAATGGGAGCGAATGTAAATGTTCTGGATGTCGACCAGCGACGTCTAATTTACATGGACGAGATCTTTGGAAACCGGGTGACGGGATTGATTTCAAACCCTGATAATGTCCTGTATGCCGTCTTGAACTCTCATCTGGTTATTGGAGCGGTTTTGATCCCTGGGGCCCGCGCTCCCCGGGTTGTTACAAAAGATATGATCCGTCAGATGAAAGCAGGAGCTGTCATTGTCGATGTGGCCATAGACCAGGGAGGCTGCATAGAGACTTCCAGGCCGACCACTCACAAGCGCCCCACGTTCCTCGTGGACGATGTGATTCATTATTGCGTGCCCAACATGCCGGGAGTGGTCGCAAGGACTTCCACTTTCGCTCTAACGAATGTCACATTGCCATTTGCGTTGGCGATAGCCGAAAAAGGGATTGATAGGGCCGCTCATGGAGACTTGCGGCTGGCTAAAGGGGTAAATCTGTACAATGGTTTGGTCACACACGAACAAGTCGCTCATGCCCTTGGCTATCCGTACAGCCCCATTGATCAAGTCGATACTGGGAGGCAAACGAAATGA
- a CDS encoding peptidylprolyl isomerase — MNVTIKTNKGDIHIKLFPDLTPITVANFVNLAQRGFYNGLKFHRVIEDFMIQGGCPLGTGTGGPSYKFKDEFAATLKHDKPGILSMANSGPNTNGSQFFITHVPTSWLDGKHSVFGEVMSPEDQHVVNSIKQGDVIESVSIDGDTTELFANTKSYLDSWNKILDKK; from the coding sequence ATGAACGTAACTATTAAAACGAATAAGGGTGATATCCACATCAAACTTTTTCCAGACCTGACGCCGATAACGGTAGCTAACTTTGTAAACCTGGCGCAAAGGGGCTTTTACAACGGTCTAAAGTTCCATAGGGTCATCGAAGACTTTATGATTCAAGGGGGGTGTCCTCTCGGAACAGGGACTGGTGGCCCAAGCTACAAGTTTAAAGACGAATTTGCCGCGACCCTTAAACATGACAAACCCGGCATCCTGTCCATGGCGAATTCGGGCCCTAACACAAACGGGAGCCAGTTTTTCATCACACATGTTCCGACATCCTGGCTTGATGGTAAACATTCAGTCTTTGGGGAAGTGATGAGTCCAGAAGATCAACATGTGGTTAACAGCATTAAACAGGGTGACGTGATAGAAAGCGTATCCATTGATGGCGACACAACCGAGTTATTCGCAAATACCAAAAGTTATTTAGACTCCTGGAATAAAATTCTGGACAAAAAGTGA
- a CDS encoding TIGR04076 family protein → MEHKPRLGYRIIGTIKRVKGSCSAGHGVGDQIELSGHDTGGLCGFLYHQIFPYLVMLQFGGGFPSEWGDPDVVEMDCFDKSNVVTIELKRIRE, encoded by the coding sequence ATGGAACATAAACCGAGGCTCGGCTATAGAATAATAGGAACAATCAAGAGAGTAAAAGGATCATGCAGCGCCGGACACGGCGTGGGTGATCAGATTGAGTTAAGCGGCCATGACACTGGAGGACTCTGCGGTTTTCTTTACCACCAGATCTTCCCATACCTGGTCATGCTGCAATTTGGAGGCGGTTTCCCGAGCGAATGGGGAGACCCCGACGTGGTTGAGATGGATTGTTTCGATAAATCGAATGTTGTTACGATCGAACTTAAACGAATCCGTGAGTGA
- a CDS encoding efflux RND transporter permease subunit, with amino-acid sequence MNNNQDKLDLSNPNRLDTIIDHRKLLVTVIAVISIIFAYFAVQLKTDPSLKTGIDRTSHAYHEYKKFIDTFGNEEFTLIVIKSHSGIFDSPTLNIIDKLTRTLEHVDGVSEVVSLTNLRIFQEKNGSFGNLPLFERVQGKIVPAAKESLENLRRSLPMTNLLISSDFKTIGIAVKVKEKLKYEDAIYEQIVRIVNRDLKGNKLVEDYRIVGPAFIRKAIVEYSIQTGIVFGVLCMLIATIVSVYVFRSFRVTLVTNFILSVCVLWVLGLMGAMDIPLNSTTALAFGFVPITTIEIVIHMVVRYHLYHKIVNDKISALKMSVRWLARPCFICIATTAVGFGTLMISSIPMVRDLGFIMSVGVLISYGLAIVMTPALFSMMKTLNTTESSDVLVDWLERILKAIESLISQHARAVVLFALGLSLFLLAGSPRINSDAQLFRMLDESTQTVRDIRFVEKNLAPAQTLELFIESKPNEFKKPEMWKKIAELEKRVRSIPDVVSTDSYASVLTYLNKITQGNAVNSQDIYSNPNLIPQLLFMTSLSEGGKKITDRYISENFDKTRISIQIKNSPDRPIGETISQIQDIANEIMAGEGKATVTGDLVLVSSQTKTLIRDQVESMFIAAILITILMMIQLRSFMLGLICLIPNIPPVAAVFGIMGWFGISLDMVTVFAATVAIGLAVDNTIHYLTQLKREITLNPDVSIEENVFRSYRFTARQIASWSVVVLLGFLALATSPFRPVVFFGILGCSAITLGLFGDLIFLPALILTSKRIRKTITDICAREQKSHIRKNMAS; translated from the coding sequence GTGAATAACAACCAGGACAAGTTGGATCTTTCCAACCCGAACCGCCTTGATACGATTATTGATCACAGAAAACTATTGGTGACTGTAATAGCGGTCATCTCAATAATTTTCGCTTACTTTGCCGTTCAACTCAAGACTGATCCTTCTCTTAAAACAGGTATCGACAGAACCTCTCACGCCTATCACGAATACAAGAAATTCATCGATACTTTCGGAAATGAAGAATTCACCCTTATCGTCATTAAGAGTCATTCAGGGATATTCGATTCGCCTACCTTGAACATCATAGACAAGCTGACAAGGACACTTGAACATGTTGACGGTGTTTCGGAAGTTGTCAGCCTTACAAACCTACGTATCTTTCAGGAAAAAAACGGGTCTTTCGGCAATCTTCCACTGTTCGAGCGTGTCCAGGGAAAAATCGTTCCCGCTGCTAAGGAATCGTTGGAAAATTTACGGCGATCTCTCCCCATGACTAATCTTCTCATTTCATCAGACTTCAAGACAATTGGCATCGCTGTAAAAGTCAAAGAGAAGTTGAAATATGAAGACGCAATTTACGAACAGATCGTCCGGATTGTAAACAGGGATCTCAAGGGAAACAAACTCGTAGAGGACTACAGGATTGTAGGTCCTGCATTTATCCGAAAGGCCATAGTTGAATACAGTATTCAGACTGGAATAGTGTTCGGCGTCCTGTGCATGCTGATAGCCACTATTGTATCAGTATATGTTTTCAGGAGTTTCCGGGTCACATTGGTCACGAACTTTATTCTTAGTGTTTGTGTGTTGTGGGTCCTGGGGCTGATGGGGGCAATGGATATCCCGCTTAATTCAACTACAGCGCTTGCGTTTGGGTTTGTTCCGATCACCACGATTGAAATAGTGATCCATATGGTTGTCAGATATCACCTCTACCATAAGATAGTTAATGACAAGATCAGCGCCCTGAAGATGTCGGTAAGGTGGCTCGCCAGGCCGTGTTTTATCTGCATAGCGACCACCGCTGTTGGTTTTGGAACACTGATGATAAGTTCGATCCCAATGGTCCGGGACCTTGGATTCATAATGTCGGTGGGAGTTTTAATTTCTTACGGGCTGGCGATAGTAATGACTCCAGCGTTATTCTCGATGATGAAGACGTTGAACACAACTGAATCCTCGGATGTTTTGGTAGACTGGCTGGAAAGAATTCTCAAGGCGATTGAATCTCTAATATCTCAACACGCTCGAGCAGTTGTCCTTTTCGCTTTAGGCCTCTCTCTGTTTCTGCTTGCCGGTTCACCCAGGATCAACAGCGACGCTCAGTTATTCCGAATGCTCGATGAATCAACTCAAACGGTGCGGGATATCCGCTTCGTTGAAAAGAACCTGGCTCCCGCTCAAACTCTTGAGCTTTTCATCGAATCCAAACCGAACGAGTTTAAGAAGCCGGAAATGTGGAAAAAGATCGCTGAGCTGGAGAAACGAGTCAGAAGTATTCCGGATGTGGTTTCAACGGATTCCTATGCCAGCGTGTTGACTTATTTGAACAAAATAACTCAGGGAAACGCCGTCAATTCGCAAGACATATATTCTAATCCAAATCTTATCCCCCAACTTCTTTTCATGACATCCTTGAGTGAAGGCGGGAAGAAAATAACCGACAGATATATCAGTGAGAACTTTGACAAGACCAGAATTTCCATACAGATAAAGAACTCTCCGGACAGGCCTATTGGAGAGACAATTTCACAGATTCAGGATATCGCTAATGAGATAATGGCGGGGGAGGGGAAGGCCACGGTCACTGGTGACCTGGTTCTTGTCTCTTCTCAAACTAAGACGCTGATAAGAGATCAGGTAGAGTCGATGTTCATAGCCGCAATTCTGATCACTATACTCATGATGATTCAACTGCGCTCTTTTATGCTCGGGCTGATCTGTCTTATACCTAATATTCCTCCCGTTGCGGCTGTCTTCGGGATCATGGGCTGGTTCGGAATCTCTCTCGATATGGTTACCGTGTTCGCCGCCACTGTAGCGATCGGACTGGCGGTCGACAACACAATCCATTACCTGACCCAGTTGAAAAGGGAAATAACCCTCAATCCAGACGTATCGATAGAAGAAAACGTGTTTCGATCATACAGGTTTACCGCGCGCCAGATTGCGTCATGGTCGGTCGTGGTATTGCTTGGTTTCCTGGCTTTAGCCACTTCGCCGTTTAGACCTGTTGTTTTTTTCGGAATACTTGGTTGTTCCGCAATTACGCTTGGGCTCTTCGGGGATTTGATTTTTCTGCCGGCCCTGATCCTGACCTCCAAGCGGATCCGCAAAACAATTACGGATATTTGCGCCAGAGAACAAAAGAGCCATATTCGAAAGAATATGGCTTCATGA
- a CDS encoding 4Fe-4S binding protein: protein MKFKRNIIEINEDLCTGCGQCVTGCAEGALEIIDGKAKLVSEVYCDGLGACIGECPSGALKIVQREAEDFDEEAVEERLKNLPEEEKEQPKTMACGCPSSNIQTFAASSCSCEKANEPSTQHAIGSELTHWPVQIRLIPPTAPFLKNADLLVAADCAGFAYPNLHRDLLKGKILLIGCPKFDDSRAYIEKFGEIFSSASIKSVTVAVMEVPCCSGLPEIIKMGMKMAGKQIPLEKVVISGRGQILRREKLAA from the coding sequence ATGAAATTCAAGAGAAATATAATAGAAATAAATGAGGACCTCTGTACAGGTTGTGGCCAGTGCGTTACCGGCTGCGCTGAGGGGGCTCTGGAAATAATAGACGGAAAAGCCAAACTTGTATCGGAAGTGTATTGTGATGGTCTCGGCGCCTGTATCGGCGAATGTCCGTCCGGAGCCTTAAAAATAGTTCAGAGAGAGGCTGAGGACTTCGACGAAGAGGCCGTAGAGGAACGCCTAAAGAACTTGCCCGAAGAAGAAAAGGAACAGCCTAAAACCATGGCGTGCGGTTGTCCTTCTTCCAATATTCAGACTTTCGCGGCTTCGAGCTGTTCCTGCGAAAAGGCGAATGAACCCAGTACCCAACACGCCATTGGATCCGAACTTACCCACTGGCCTGTTCAGATAAGGCTAATTCCACCAACTGCGCCTTTCCTGAAAAACGCCGACTTGCTGGTCGCGGCCGATTGCGCAGGGTTTGCTTACCCCAACCTGCATAGAGACTTGCTCAAAGGCAAAATACTTCTTATCGGTTGTCCAAAATTTGACGATTCACGGGCCTACATCGAAAAATTCGGCGAAATTTTCTCGTCAGCCTCTATCAAGAGCGTAACAGTCGCTGTGATGGAAGTGCCATGTTGTTCCGGATTGCCGGAAATAATAAAAATGGGCATGAAAATGGCCGGGAAGCAAATTCCTCTGGAAAAGGTCGTAATAAGCGGAAGAGGACAGATTCTGCGGAGGGAAAAATTGGCCGCGTAA
- a CDS encoding HD domain-containing protein, producing the protein MKCPGQDPRYWKFDAIFETECPNCGSRIEFFKDETRRKCKKCSQYVLNPKMDFGCAAHCKFARQCFGDLPPELMKQKEDLFKDRVAVEMKMRLKNDFRRIGHASRVASLVEKLIGSEKSKPAVLLSAAYLHDIEPIDSPGQADITGKKEKSTAVAREILEKLDAPEEIIEEVCDIIKHLDDPGSYQSRDLDLVHDAHLLASLQEKMKKSELDPSFLSEVIDRDFVTDSGRSLAYELLQAPATSLRAVAN; encoded by the coding sequence ATGAAATGTCCCGGTCAGGATCCCCGTTATTGGAAATTTGACGCTATCTTTGAAACCGAATGTCCGAACTGCGGATCCAGGATAGAGTTTTTTAAGGACGAAACCCGTCGTAAGTGCAAAAAATGCAGCCAGTACGTTTTAAACCCCAAAATGGATTTTGGTTGCGCCGCTCATTGCAAATTTGCCCGACAATGTTTCGGAGATCTTCCGCCCGAGTTAATGAAACAGAAAGAAGATCTTTTCAAAGATCGAGTCGCCGTGGAAATGAAGATGCGACTTAAGAACGATTTTAGACGGATAGGTCACGCTTCCAGAGTGGCTTCACTGGTTGAAAAATTAATAGGCTCGGAGAAGTCAAAACCTGCCGTACTTCTTTCGGCCGCTTACCTGCATGATATTGAACCGATTGATTCTCCAGGACAGGCGGATATTACCGGTAAAAAGGAAAAATCTACGGCTGTGGCTCGCGAAATACTCGAAAAATTGGACGCCCCTGAAGAAATAATAGAGGAAGTATGTGACATAATTAAACATCTAGATGATCCAGGATCTTATCAATCCAGAGATCTCGATCTGGTTCATGACGCCCATCTCCTGGCTTCTCTTCAGGAAAAGATGAAAAAATCAGAGCTGGACCCTAGCTTCCTCTCAGAAGTTATTGATAGAGACTTTGTTACAGACTCAGGACGGAGCCTCGCGTACGAATTGTTACAAGCGCCGGCTACCAGTTTACGCGCCGTAGCAAATTGA
- the hcp gene encoding hydroxylamine reductase has product MADKMFCYQCEQTAGGIGCTRAGVCGKSPETAALHDLLTHALKGMALFAVEGRKVGVVDHAADVFTNEALFATLTNVDFDEDRFPPMIKKAVAYRDGLKERVKAAGGKVDFTEDAATFKPAPDKQGMIEQGLTKGFKADSDNQDIVSLKHTLIFGLRGVAAYADHARILGKENDEIYAFVSEGLAATLSHNLNLNDWVGLVLKCGEINLKTMELLDAANTGVYGHPVPTKVPLGHKTGKAILVSGHDLKDLEEILKQSAGKGIYVYTHGEMLPTHAYPGLKKYPHFYGHFGTAWQNQKKEFAEFPGAILMTTNCIQKPAPSYNDNIFSTGLVGYPDVKHISDKNFAPVIQKALEMPGFTSDYQGKEVMCGFARNAVMSVADKVIDAVKSGAIKHFFLVAGCDGAKPGRNYYTEFVEKTPKDTVVLTLACGKFRFFDKDLGDIGGIPRLLDVGQCNDAYSAIQIAIALAKAFNCGVNELPLSMILSWYEQKAVAILLTLFYLGIKGIRLGPSLPAFITPNVLDTLVKTFDIKPISTPDEDLKAILG; this is encoded by the coding sequence ATGGCTGACAAGATGTTTTGCTACCAGTGTGAACAAACTGCGGGCGGTATCGGATGCACCCGAGCGGGTGTCTGTGGAAAATCCCCGGAAACTGCTGCGCTCCACGATCTCCTGACTCACGCTCTCAAAGGTATGGCATTGTTTGCGGTCGAAGGTAGAAAGGTTGGTGTTGTGGATCACGCAGCCGATGTTTTCACCAATGAAGCTTTATTTGCGACTCTAACCAATGTCGATTTCGATGAGGACAGATTTCCACCCATGATTAAGAAGGCGGTGGCATACCGTGACGGTCTGAAGGAGAGAGTCAAAGCGGCAGGGGGAAAGGTTGATTTCACCGAAGACGCAGCTACGTTTAAACCGGCCCCAGATAAGCAGGGCATGATAGAACAGGGATTAACCAAAGGATTCAAGGCTGACTCGGACAATCAGGATATAGTGTCATTGAAGCACACCTTGATCTTTGGGTTAAGAGGAGTGGCTGCCTATGCTGATCATGCCAGGATCCTTGGAAAAGAAAATGATGAGATTTACGCATTCGTGTCAGAAGGACTGGCAGCGACACTGAGTCACAACCTGAATCTTAATGACTGGGTAGGTCTGGTACTAAAATGCGGTGAGATCAACCTTAAAACCATGGAACTGCTTGACGCCGCAAACACAGGGGTCTACGGCCACCCGGTTCCGACAAAAGTGCCTCTCGGGCACAAGACCGGCAAGGCGATACTTGTATCAGGGCACGACCTCAAGGACCTGGAGGAAATCCTTAAGCAGTCGGCAGGCAAGGGCATTTATGTTTATACCCATGGAGAAATGCTACCCACACACGCATATCCGGGTTTAAAGAAATATCCGCATTTTTACGGCCATTTCGGAACCGCATGGCAAAACCAGAAAAAGGAATTCGCTGAGTTCCCCGGCGCTATTCTGATGACTACCAACTGTATTCAGAAACCGGCTCCTTCCTACAACGACAACATCTTCAGCACCGGGCTTGTAGGCTATCCAGATGTAAAACACATCTCGGATAAGAATTTTGCGCCCGTGATCCAAAAAGCATTGGAGATGCCTGGTTTTACTTCAGATTATCAAGGCAAGGAAGTCATGTGTGGTTTCGCCAGAAATGCAGTGATGTCTGTCGCGGACAAGGTAATCGACGCGGTGAAGAGTGGAGCCATAAAGCACTTCTTTCTGGTTGCCGGATGTGATGGAGCCAAACCCGGCCGCAACTACTATACCGAATTTGTTGAGAAAACCCCAAAGGACACTGTCGTCTTGACATTGGCCTGCGGAAAATTCCGCTTCTTTGACAAGGACCTTGGAGATATCGGCGGAATTCCACGTCTTCTGGATGTCGGCCAATGCAATGACGCTTACTCAGCCATCCAGATCGCAATAGCTCTGGCTAAGGCCTTTAACTGTGGAGTCAATGAACTGCCGCTCTCGATGATTCTATCCTGGTATGAACAAAAGGCTGTGGCCATCTTACTGACCCTCTTTTACCTGGGAATAAAGGGAATTCGTCTTGGCCCGAGCCTGCCGGCGTTCATCACCCCTAACGTGCTCGACACCTTGGTAAAGACTTTTGACATCAAACCTATTAGTACGCCGGATGAGGATCTAAAGGCGATCCTGGGCTGA
- a CDS encoding Crp/Fnr family transcriptional regulator → MALSLIEALRLIPLFEGLPDNQLEDLNTISLEKSFKKGGSIFNEGDPGNGFYVVKEGRIKIFKISSEGKEQILHVFGPGEPFGEAPVFEGRQFPAHAEALADTVCIFFPRKAFTDLISKNPSLAMNMLGVLSRRLRRFAALVEDLSLKEVPGRLAAYLLYLSKTESDSIELSLDVAKGQLAGMLGTIPETLSRILGRLVKQGYIEAVGPKIRIVDLQGLRDLADGSKRL, encoded by the coding sequence GTGGCTTTGAGTCTTATTGAAGCTCTTCGTCTGATTCCACTGTTCGAGGGTCTTCCTGACAACCAATTAGAGGATCTAAACACGATCTCCCTGGAAAAATCATTCAAAAAGGGAGGATCAATATTTAATGAAGGAGACCCAGGGAACGGTTTCTATGTAGTAAAAGAGGGCCGAATTAAAATCTTCAAGATTTCAAGCGAAGGGAAAGAGCAAATCCTTCATGTCTTTGGGCCTGGGGAGCCTTTTGGAGAGGCTCCGGTCTTTGAAGGGCGTCAATTTCCAGCGCATGCCGAAGCGCTTGCGGATACTGTTTGTATCTTTTTTCCTAGAAAAGCCTTTACTGATCTTATAAGCAAGAACCCATCACTGGCCATGAACATGCTGGGAGTTCTTTCCCGGCGTCTAAGACGTTTTGCCGCTTTGGTGGAAGATCTTTCTTTGAAGGAGGTTCCAGGGAGGCTGGCCGCCTATCTCCTATACTTAAGTAAGACTGAATCTGACTCTATTGAGTTGTCTCTGGACGTAGCCAAAGGCCAGTTGGCCGGGATGCTTGGCACTATTCCGGAAACCCTGTCCAGAATTCTTGGCCGACTGGTCAAACAGGGGTATATAGAAGCCGTCGGTCCAAAAATCAGAATTGTTGATCTGCAAGGCCTTAGAGACCTTGCAGACGGTTCAAAACGCCTTTAG